In the Diadema setosum chromosome 11, eeDiaSeto1, whole genome shotgun sequence genome, GGTCATGGCCTGTCGCATTTTATcacaatcactttttttttttgggggggggagggggatgtctcaaccatttcaagaccaattatgatcaaataaactgtggattcctctaagaattacatgttcttttatatttcataagaatttcctcattatctcacaaacacaaacacaataaaAGTTTGAAACCTGCAGtcccatctaaaccaaaactgtaccatccctctaAGGCATACGTAAATGTTCTTTATGACTCTGCTGAACCTATATTAGTGATGTCGTTCTATCAAGTAATTTTCCACAAAGATTACTTTGCTCATCTACAATTTAAGAATTACTTTATTTTAACCTGTATCCACAAAAAGTAGGGATTTCTACGCAAGCAGCATTACAGTCATGTGACCatgactttttctcttttttttcttttcttttttttttttttttttttgctttgaggGCCTCACAGCATGTACTGTTTAAAGTAGAATACCACTCCATGTCCAAGGAGACTttaatgaatgaagaaaaataaaacagcatggtaaaaatttcataaaaattagaTAATATCCAAGACAGTTATGGAATTTTAATGTTTCTCAAGATTGCACAAACTAGTGACATCATTGACAGTCACATACAATAAAATGTGAGTGATGGGATGCAATGATGTCACGGCCTAACAAGTCTCTCACTGGCTAGCGCACACAATTTCActgaatttcttcttttctcttttttacattaattttcagaGAAAACATATTCTTCTAGATTAAGCAATGATGAGCCTGCAAAGTAAAGGGGAACAAAGCTGCTGAATCATTGACAAAAATACTTACTTTTGgacgatttcactgaaaaatcaagaaaagcGTCGCAAGATACTGAAATCAAGCCCTTGTCAATATTTGCATACGATGCATGTGACATCGTGTTTTTGCGTAAAAAAGTTAAACATTGAAATTCCACAACCTTCTTATTCTTGGTATGACTTTGATAAATTTTTGTTAAGTCTCACTGTATTTCTTAAAGGCAATTAGGACCTATGAGTGGAATTTTACTTTGATAACCTGACAAGCACAACCATGTTTCTACTCCTTGGATTACAACATATTTTACTACAATGAAACactgatttaaaagaaaatatatatgatgATGAATCCTCCGTGGAATGCATCACCAAGAAATCATAGAACTTGGAGATGCAGTATACTGACTATGAGTTGCCACTAACTTTCATCCTAGCTATACTATCAGTAACATTctcttcctcatcttcctcTCCATCTTCATCTTCCTCATCGTAGTcttcatcgtcgtcatcatcttcctcttcatcatcatcaccctcCGAAAGATAGCCTGCAGAGAGTAAGTTTGGGAATGGAATACATCAACATATAAACATAAGCCCTGCTGCAGGAGTGCaggtactgtaaaatgaggaatgttcgcgtgcaatttaatttcgcgaatttcgcgagtgcgaagattcgcgaaattaaaatgcatgcgaaagttcttttctacactatatgcactgaatgccagtggcagttgcgaaaaatttcatgccgcaaaaaaggccgtcagctccaattcgcgaaaaattcatgccccgaatatatcatgttttaaagTATGCTGAGATATAGCATTTTCAAtcaaatatcatataaatttcattgataaaggAAAATCTTGTTCTCAACTCAATGTGCAATACAGCTGTACTCATGTTTGTTAAATAATGatgtttgataataataataataataataataataataataataataataataataataataataataataataataataataataataataataatataattacaataataataataataataacatcttATATAGCACATAATACATGCATAAGTCTCTATGTCCTTCACATTCATAACATTATgcataaacagataaaacaaacaaacacaaacacaaaacttaATCTACAGAAAATTATAGAGtttacagtttttgttttgttttttcacctGTGGCTGGGGTAACAAGATTCCTAGTTCCAGTACACAACAAATTATCAGTACCAAAATCATATTCCATCATTCCAAACTACCGGTACATGAAATTATAAACACACTTTCAAGTGGTTTAATGTCATTGCTTCTAAAATGGCACTGGGAACCGAACCCTTTACAGCTTTggatattttatattttctcaAACCAGGGACTGGTAACGAATCTCTACTCAGATATAGCATTGACATGATAAGCTCGACTACAAGCAAAATCATTCTTCCTGGGTTACGGTCATTATCTGTGACCGGCAAAGATAACTCAATATCACAGCACCCATCATtaaaagggtgtgtacagttctggttgaggtgaggatttagcttttaacattttgcaagatattcagaaaccactctatgagatgtcaaagagcttGCAATTCtagggggtatcaaaagtttatttgatgaaaatcggttttgaaatatccgagatatccaaaaacaaggtgaaacatagagatcctaataaaaggcgtggcctgtcgccttttattactatcacttttttggatatctcagccatttgaaaaccaattttcatcaaataaatgttgaatccttcttaaaattacatgctctttcatatttcataagaggtttctcatcatctcacttaggaatgttcaaaacatgaatcccacctcaaccagtactgtacagtccctttaactgcaTATAATCTATTATGCCAGTGGCTGGAGAATTCTAGACAAAAATTGATGTTTTAACATGATCACGAATGAGAGGGGTACAAAGCCATGTCAGAAAAGATTCTGTAGCAGATGGAAaactacaaaaaaaacaaaaaaaaaaacatactaaCAAAGACAAATTCTGTACCACTAACAGTCTATACATTCATGTCAGCATGGTGATACTTTGAAGGACACACCATATAATGTAACATAAGCAGAAAAACATCACCAAGAGAAATCAAGTTCTGAATTGAGGTTGTTGGTTGGGGAGAGAAAGCCTGACTATGTCCACTAACCTCGATTGCCACCCCCTGCTGCCAATTTCGCCCAGAATGCATCGTAGCCTGAAGCCCCTCCACCTCCcgcatcatcgtcgtcatccaCGCCTCCATTCGCCTGCTGTTGTCGGCCAAATTCCACTCTACGGACTGGAGAATAGAAGGACAACTTCTAGAACAACCCTTTGTGTACCTTTAACTCTTAACGTGCCACATTTGGACGTCCGACTCAGACGATGGCTtgccaagttcgcatattctgctcaaatgcataAACcagcccaaaccgatcgataaatcaccaaatgccaTAGTATAATCAAAGCATTTCTCAGATTCCATTCCTGTAACTTGTAGCTTGCCTTTTGACTAAATgtcaagcggtgttccctatCAGACTTTTCCGTAAATTCCAAGTTctatcactgttttgtgtgcaaaagtcctGCCTCCACAATAATgcagctactggtcatttgaaagaaaaacagtcatagatatgttatacaatttacatcagAGCAAAGCATGGCATTTTCtcttcaactttgctcattacatgGCCAGCGtaacaaaaatccataaaagtATATAGATTTGACAAATAGAATGTTTTCCCAATGCATGACTATGTAGCTGTCTCgtaataatgtggcacacagggggtatacaccatggcacatagaGCTAAAGCAACAGGCATTACAGCATAATTTCACTGGTGTCAAGTCTTGACACAAGTGGATATGCAGTTTTCACTTAAACCATGAAACTGACTAGTTTGTCATGATGGGATGTGTAACCTCCACTGAATGTTCATTATCCTCAATCACTGCTATAAAAGATCACACTCagttaaataaaagaaaagaaaagaaaagaaaataagctGTGTGGGACTAAACGAAGTGACCGACGAAGCAGCAAAAGAATAGACTCATCAAGTAATGCAAAAGTTTGGGAGTTCAGAAATGGTTTGTAGGTTACTGAAACACGGGAAAGATATGGTTTTCTTTGTCACTTTATGTGAAAAAGGACATTTAGTGAAGATTTGTATGAGGATCAGATGGAGACTCATGAGACTATCACGTACATTATCACGTCACGTAATTAGAATATGCGATTTCAACTAGCATCATTTTgcaatgtatacatgtgaacTTTCTGTAACATTTTTACCTTTATGTCTGATTTTGATTAAACCTGTATCCTTCTGTTTGATATTACTCTATTCATTAGAgccaacttgaaaaaaaaaaaggaaaaaaaaagtttttcttCCAGTAACCATCCATGGTGAATGCAACACAGGCTGCTAAATTTATAGAGAGAGATGACTTTCTCTTGTCCCTGTAGCACTTCGTGGAAGTCTAAAATAACATACTAAATTTTATTGAGTATAGATTTTTCTCACTCTCGttataatttgtttaagatttgtttgatttgattggaTCAAAGCACTTACTTGACATGGCAAGATCTTTGGTGTCTCTGGTGTCGAAGCCACACTTGGGACAGGGTATTGGCTGATTCTTGACATATTTCACGCCTTTTCTCCTCACATGGTCATCACAAAAACAGATCTGGAGAATCAAGCACATCATGAAAGTACACTGGTATTAAATAGAAGTAATTCTACGAATGAACAGAACGTGGCAagtatttatttttccttttaccAATATCTTACCACAGTTTGatgaaatgtttgtgtttgattAGTCTGCAAAGAATGCTATCTTTGGCAAACATCAATCTTCAATAAGGTAAAGAAATGATTTACAAGTAATCAAACTTCTTTCCTACACCATAActctccttttttcccccttgcatgcacaaaaaaaaaagtacacacatTTCTTTAGAATGTCATCAATTACATCGGTCTTCTGACATTCGTACATTTTCTGGTTGTTACATAGAATAATTTCCACGATACATAGAAACCTATTCAGTTCTTTACAAAAGTACAAAAATGCCACAGAATTGATTCTGGACAAGAAATTGAAATCCACTTACCTTGCATTTTAGACACGTGTATTGTCCAAGTTTGTTACAAGATCCACCTGCATAAAGTCATAAAGATAAAGCCAACAAGTGATTTTCCATTACATGGAACACATTGCACAAGCCAGGAGTTTTCAGTGTAATAAGTTCCATATCAGCCTGACACAGCCAATGACGCGTATATTACATCTTTGATCAGAAATCTATGTGATACCCCTTGATGTTATGTCATTGACAAATTTTACCAGGACATGGATAAGAATTCAAATTCACAAAACACTTCACATGCTTTTTCATTGCACAACAACTTTTTCtcactttcatttatttattttttataattCAGTATCTATTGGTCAAAAAAGATAGCAtttacatagatagatagatagatagaaagatagcaTTTACAAAAGATAGCATTTAcagcaaagaataaaaaaccaaGTGAATTATAGAATGATATAATACAGGAAAAAAGATGTAGcataacaaaatgaatacattaaaaattatatatcaaatgtGGGGGTGCTGTGACATAGTGGATATGACTTCcaactcccaatcggaggacccgagtctgattcccgcccagtgcttacgtccttggacaggatgtttttacccactgggtccctctcgacccaggtgtatatattggtacctggcaacgctggggtaataataatggcagggccctctggtagagcagtggcaacactgaagaggctacccgggataaataagaccttaaccctaatcccaccgggttttttgagggacttaaTGGGacttaaagggggggggggtgtttgccccccccccccccttcagatctcgcccgtggatcgcgcgaccctcgcgaaaatttgcagtaaggtagaggccaatgtaatctacaagactgtatagttagatttttcaaattttaatctatgtattttatattaattaatttatgctaatttatgcaaaaataattttttgcctataaataaaaaaatgaagctccaagacttctaatttttggtgaacatattcttttcaatatcctcaacaataatattgaagcaaaaattcagaTTCATAATTGCtccttatgtattttattgtttattgaatttcttatgtatttctctgtttttcaatttttgtttttcttgttttttttcttcaaaatttgtcgcagaatatccttaaagcataatcaggctaaaataaattattatcagccattgaaagtaaaaatatttattattatgtgaattaattgcaaaaacacaatttacattggatttgtacacaaaatcatgtttttgagcaatttttgggtcgacgaattttttttcaaagggcatgcttcaaaacggtatgcccgggagcaacaaatttggtctcaaaagttgcgcgatacttgaaagaaaaagtcataaaatgtcgcggcgagagcatcacgcgttgcggaataatcacgcgaaacgtcaaggggggccaaaatgccccccggtgggaatagggttaataTTACGTGACAAACATCCCCTGTATTAACAGATAATTATACAGTTAATCTAAATTTCCACCTCCATTTTTGAAAGTGAGTGGATAGTTTTCTAGTTCATAAACTGATTTCTTTCAGACTCACATTTATAGTTTTCAGACTGGAGTTGCTGACAGCTGGCCTGGTGTTCAAACTGATCGTCTTCACAGAGGAAGCCCTTGCAAAATGCACACTGGAACACACGACCACCTAATGGAATAGAAGTACATAAATACAGAATACAACTTCAGTCCCCCTGTGTAACTATTCAAATGGGCATTTGACTTGCACAACTCCCTTCACATAGACATAGCAACTGTTACAcctcaaaacacacaatttTGACACAAGCCACTTGACATCTCAGCAAAGTTAAACTGGCCATTACACTGACCATCCACTGCAACTTTGACTTGCAGAAGAAACTTGTTACCTGCATCAGTCTACACTAACACACCAATTGCGACTTTGACACAAGACacttactgtataagctgttatttttgcatacagatattttcgtgaataaGGAGGTCACAGACtttttcgcaagatgttgtttttgcagaCTGACGCCAATGCTCATATAAATGCATTATTTCCCTCAgggcatggtgacattttcgtgtgttgttaaattcgcgatccaactgtgattcacgaaatttgcgaagattaaaccctcgcgaaaataacagcttatacagtacttgTGTCAGGCCACAAGGACACATCCATTGTGACTTTGGCAAAAAATACTTGTTATCTCATGTGTAAGGCTACACTGACACAAAAACTGCCACTTTGACACAAGGCACTTGTTATCATCCGTGTCAGGCTACACTGACACATCAACTTCAGTGTTGACACAAGACACTTGTTATATGTGTAAGACTACACTGACACATCAACTGGGATTTTAACAAAAGACACTGTGTCAGGCTATGTGAACACATCAATTGTGACAAGTCACTATGTCACCCTAATTATGTCACAGACACTAATGCCGAGGAAACTTCAAGCATTTATCTGGTGGAAAATGAGAAAGTTGATGTTTGTCCTAAAATCACGAATTGATATCTTAACTGTTGAAGTTTGCTTGCACACAATTCATTACAAAATGTTCCACATTTGCATCATGGTTGAAATATGTGACTTATTTCACACAATTATGGGATATACTTCACACAAAAATGAGGGAGTCAGCACTGTAATAGTGGAAAATTTTGTGGTTTTGACATTTTCGTGCATTTCAAGTGGCCAGAAACTAgcttgaaaataaaagcatgtgaacatTTTTGTTTGCTATATGTTATATGTTCCACTTGTTCATGtcctgattctgcagaattgaAACTCATCTTACCTGGCGGGCGCAAAAATTACTCCTGCAAACATATCCACTTTAACAGTAATTGCAGCTTACCGTGATCCCAAACACCTCTGTCACACTCTAAGCACTCTGCATCTATGAGGGGGCATTCACACGCATGCACTGCTAAACACTTCCTTCCATGGCAGACGAAGGCCTCACAGAAATCACATATAGCACCCTGGTCATGAGAGAGAAGGATGAAAAGAGAATGGGAGGATGATCACAGAAGGACGACACATAAAAAGTCTTGAATATACAAACTATAATTCAAATTTTAGTTAATAGTGCAGTCGACCAGGCTGCCTCTGTTTTGTCACATGGTCacaatatttcatcaatttgtgtCCATATTGCATGTGCATGAAGCTCATTGATCATATGCTTGGACCCTGGGATcgacttttgatccctttgcaTGTGGCCATCCTAATGTTTGTGTCCTTCTCACCACATTTCATTCCCTCTGTCCTTTCCTACCTGAATCATAGCTGGAAAACCAGAAATAAAGACAGACAAATGAATAACCTGCAAACACAATGTCAGAAGGACTGTTGGTGCAGACGCATACCAACAATGGAAGGAAAAAACATGATCCTACACACCTAACAACacgtgactttttgtttcacatgTAAAATTCAGATTTTCATTGAGGCATACAAGCTGTTATAAAatgatgtttgttttctttgtgacCCCAGTAGGGGATGCAGCACTGTCCTAATAGAAATCTCTACTAAAGTGCACTTGTGAATAGCTGTCACTTGAGAAGTTTTCAATGAAGTGTTACAATTGTGCTCCTCATTACACCAGGGACATTTTCATACAACTTGACACTGCCTAGCCTGATAGCAAAACCCTAAGGTGAAGTAAGCGCCCTTATCATCTTCTCACCACCATACCGAGACCTGTTGTGAAACGACCCGGGTGTTTGATGACACAGTCTCCTGTTTTCATCATGCACTTCATCTTTCCTGAAAAACAGGAGGAAATAGAGTGCACAACTTGAAATAGAGCTTACAGCTTATGACTaatgaatactgtaaaattGGAAATTTTTGTATACTTCACATGATCAGAAAGTAGCGTGAAATAAAAGCATACGtacatttttgcttgttatataaAACACCACTTAATGTTTTGATTTCCTGGAATTAGAAGCACGCAAAATTCACATAACACTTTGgatataaacacacaaaattcatcttacctcGATGAAGACAAAAATTATTTGCATAAAAATTTCCACTATAACAGTAGTCAAGTGATAATTTGACATCATAAGAGTCTGCAGTCTGTTTTAGCCATAACAAAGTATCTACTCTCAAAAGtgtgagaggaaaaaaaaatgaatgaagagcATAGAATCAACATTTGACAAGAGATAAGGTGAAAAATCTATTTAGAAAATCATATTCATTGTCTGAAATCAAAGCAAAATGTTATCCacgtgcgcttagaaacgtcagtat is a window encoding:
- the LOC140234725 gene encoding zinc finger protein 330 homolog — its product is MPKKKTGARKKAEKQRARQKNIRSGTEARSVVEWPCNYTMECDKCKRKQKNRAFCYFCSTVQKLPVCAHCGKMKCMMKTGDCVIKHPGRFTTGLGMVGAICDFCEAFVCHGRKCLAVHACECPLIDAECLECDRGVWDHGGRVFQCAFCKGFLCEDDQFEHQASCQQLQSENYKCGSCNKLGQYTCLKCKICFCDDHVRRKGVKYVKNQPIPCPKCGFDTRDTKDLAMSIRRVEFGRQQQANGGVDDDDDAGGGGASGYDAFWAKLAAGGGNRGYLSEGDDDEEEDDDDDEDYDEEDEDGEEDEEENVTDSIARMKVSGNS